A single genomic interval of Bradyrhizobium sp. AZCC 1693 harbors:
- a CDS encoding DUF1285 domain-containing protein, translating into MAKQGQTGTQGLEGLTVAAREAANATPAGKGLPPVHLWNPPFCGDLDMRIAGDGTWFYMGTPIGRPALVRLFSTILKREDGKHFLVTPVEKVGIRVDDAPFLAVEMHIEAGDRGRLLRFRTNVDDWVTCDSTHRLRFEMAADGGLTPYLHVRADLWAKVTRALYYDLVDMGEERVVDGQPMFGIESGGEFFAMADAKQVRDAV; encoded by the coding sequence ATGGCAAAGCAAGGGCAAACCGGCACTCAGGGCCTCGAAGGACTAACTGTCGCTGCGCGGGAAGCCGCCAACGCCACTCCGGCCGGCAAGGGGCTGCCTCCGGTGCATCTGTGGAATCCGCCGTTCTGCGGCGATCTCGACATGCGAATCGCCGGTGACGGTACGTGGTTCTACATGGGGACGCCGATCGGGCGGCCGGCGTTGGTGCGGCTGTTCTCGACCATCCTGAAGCGCGAGGACGGCAAGCACTTTCTCGTGACCCCGGTCGAAAAGGTCGGCATTCGAGTCGACGACGCACCTTTCCTGGCTGTGGAGATGCACATCGAGGCCGGCGATCGCGGCCGGCTATTGCGCTTTCGCACCAACGTTGACGACTGGGTGACATGCGATTCCACACACCGCCTGCGATTCGAGATGGCCGCCGACGGCGGGCTGACGCCCTATCTGCACGTCCGCGCCGACCTGTGGGCGAAGGTGACCCGCGCGCTCTATTACGATCTGGTTGACATGGGGGAAGAGCGGGTGGTCGATGGTCAGCCGATGTTCGGCATCGAGTCCGGCGGCGAGTTCTTTGCGATGGCGGATGCGAAGCAGGTGAGGGACGCGGTTTGA
- a CDS encoding AAA family ATPase, whose protein sequence is MASADGVEKLEDAIVRSAEQVAGQIRAAKEAISTVIFGQDRVIENTLVTILSGGHALLIGVPGLAKTKLVETLGITLGLDAKRIQFTPDLMPSDILGAEVLDESNTGKRSFRFIAGPVFAQLLMADEINRASPRTQSALLQAMQEQHITVAGARHDLPKPFHVLATQNPLEQEGTYPLPEAQLDRFLMEIDVDYPDRDAERRILFETTGAEETLAKASMNAEILIAAQRLVRRLPVGDSVVEAILSLVRAARPSSEDGGDKLIAWGPGPRASQSLMLAVRARALLDGRLAPSIDDVLDLAEPILKHRMALTFSARAEGRTIPDVIRQLKTRIG, encoded by the coding sequence ATGGCGAGTGCAGACGGTGTCGAGAAACTCGAGGACGCGATCGTCCGGTCGGCTGAGCAAGTCGCCGGCCAGATCCGCGCCGCAAAGGAGGCGATCTCCACCGTCATCTTCGGCCAGGACCGGGTGATCGAAAACACCCTGGTGACGATCCTGTCCGGCGGCCACGCCCTGCTGATCGGCGTTCCCGGCCTCGCCAAGACCAAGCTGGTGGAAACGCTCGGCATCACGCTCGGGCTTGACGCCAAGCGCATCCAATTCACGCCGGACCTGATGCCGTCGGATATTCTGGGCGCCGAGGTGCTGGACGAGAGCAATACCGGCAAGCGGTCATTTCGCTTCATCGCGGGGCCTGTGTTCGCGCAGCTTCTGATGGCCGACGAGATCAACCGCGCCAGCCCGCGCACGCAATCAGCGCTGCTGCAAGCCATGCAGGAACAGCACATCACCGTTGCAGGCGCGCGGCATGATCTGCCGAAGCCCTTCCATGTGCTCGCCACGCAAAACCCGCTGGAGCAGGAAGGCACCTACCCGCTGCCCGAAGCGCAGCTCGACCGCTTCCTGATGGAGATCGACGTCGATTATCCCGATCGCGACGCCGAACGCCGCATCCTGTTTGAAACAACCGGCGCGGAAGAGACGCTCGCCAAGGCCTCGATGAACGCGGAAATCCTGATCGCGGCGCAGCGGCTGGTGCGGCGCCTGCCGGTCGGCGACAGCGTTGTCGAGGCGATCCTGTCGCTGGTGCGCGCGGCGCGCCCGAGTTCCGAAGACGGCGGTGACAAGCTGATCGCCTGGGGTCCGGGCCCGCGCGCCAGCCAGTCGCTGATGCTGGCGGTTCGCGCCCGTGCGCTGCTCGACGGCCGCCTCGCGCCCTCGATCGACGACGTGCTCGATCTCGCCGAGCCTATTCTCAAGCACCGCATGGCACTGACCTTCTCGGCGCGCGCGGAAGGCCGCACCATTCCCGACGTAATCAGACAATTGAAGACGCGGATCGGTTGA
- a CDS encoding DUF58 domain-containing protein, producing the protein MAAETSHETREILAIRRADGESRTLAASLPRLVLEARRIAANVIHGLHGRRRAGAGESFWQYRRFVSGEPSQNVDWRRSARDDHLYVREQEWEAAHTVWLWPDRSPSMAFASKGARDSKLERALIVTFALAELLVAGGERVGIPGLMNPTASRNVIDKMAQAMLHDDAVRASLPPSFVPAALAEIVVLSDFWSPMSEIRTMLAGLSASGAHGSLIQVVDPAEETFPYAGRIEFVEPEGFGVITAGRAESWASDYVARVALHRDEIRSETNRLSWLFSTHTTSRSAAELLLFLHAGMMAAKGSVHSSTVKAGRSA; encoded by the coding sequence ATGGCCGCAGAGACCAGCCACGAGACCAGGGAGATTCTAGCAATCCGACGTGCCGATGGCGAAAGCCGAACGCTCGCCGCTTCGCTCCCCCGTCTCGTGCTCGAAGCCCGCCGTATCGCAGCCAACGTCATCCATGGCCTGCATGGCAGGCGCCGCGCCGGCGCCGGCGAGAGCTTCTGGCAGTATCGCCGCTTTGTCTCCGGCGAGCCGTCGCAGAATGTCGACTGGCGCCGCTCGGCGCGCGACGATCATCTTTATGTCCGCGAGCAGGAATGGGAGGCCGCGCATACCGTCTGGCTGTGGCCCGACCGCTCGCCCTCGATGGCCTTTGCCTCCAAGGGGGCGCGCGACTCCAAGCTGGAGCGCGCCCTGATCGTTACATTCGCACTCGCCGAACTGCTGGTTGCGGGCGGCGAACGCGTTGGCATTCCCGGCCTGATGAATCCGACCGCAAGCCGCAACGTGATCGACAAGATGGCGCAGGCGATGCTGCACGACGATGCCGTGCGCGCCAGCCTGCCGCCGTCCTTTGTGCCGGCGGCGCTGGCCGAAATTGTCGTACTGTCCGACTTCTGGTCGCCGATGAGCGAAATCAGGACGATGCTCGCTGGGCTTTCGGCTTCCGGCGCCCATGGTTCTCTGATCCAGGTCGTCGATCCCGCCGAAGAAACCTTTCCCTATGCCGGCCGGATCGAATTCGTCGAGCCGGAAGGGTTCGGCGTCATCACCGCGGGCCGCGCCGAGAGCTGGGCCAGCGACTACGTCGCGCGCGTCGCACTGCATCGCGACGAGATCCGCAGCGAGACCAACAGGCTCAGCTGGTTGTTCTCGACCCACACGACCAGCCGTTCCGCCGCCGAACTGCTGCTGTTCCTGCATGCGGGCATGATGGCAGCCAAGGGAAGCGTGCACAGCTCAACGGTCAAGGCGGGGCGTAGCGCATGA
- a CDS encoding DUF4159 domain-containing protein yields the protein MAGLPLTFAQPLLLLGLLSLPVLWWLLRVMPPRPRRIEFPPTRLLFDIRPREETPSRTPWWLTLLRLAAAALVILAAAGPIWNPQTGVGGSNAPLVILLDDGWSAAASWDTRVKAADELIANADNDRRGVALVPLSDPARDITLMPAGTARVALRQIAPKPYSIDRVDTLGSLDRFLKATGDAEIAWLSDGIDTGRGIEFVENLGKTIGERKLTVFEGGAAPAQALVAAENAAAKMTVKVLRTTSGVAAGVVRAIDAKGSPIGEARYAFGMQDRESEAAFDLPVELRNDISRLEISGERSAGAVQLLDKRWRRRAVGVVTGATSDTAQPLLASTFYLTRALSPFADVRLGDRGAAQQVIAQFLDQRLPMIVLADVGTLSPEIRERLNAWIDQGGVLVRFAGPRLAQADDDLVPVKLRRGGRILGGSLTWEKPQHLASFAADGPFAGLAVPKDITVNRQVLAEPDAVLATKTWASLEDGTPLVTGEHRGKGIVSLFHVGADSRWSDLPMSGSFVEMLRRMVDMSGYTAKPGAGVASEATNVETVAPLRTLDGFGAFGPPPSTAKPMPADYRDRATPDHPPGFYGPADGPIAVNTLASADRIAPLDTSSLRAQRASYTNAEPRDLRGILLSSSLALFLIDAIVVAMLGAGLAALWRRRTAAASIVLALILSAAPIAPSPARAQGNDEFAIKSVSQTRLAYVVTGNADVDSIVKAGMAGLTLFLAQRTALEAGDPVGVDPARDELAFFPLIYWPIVPGAQKPPQDAINRIDAYMKQGGTVLFDTRDAIEAPPGENGAAQTPGMRTLREILSSLDVPELEPVPREHVLTKTFYLLRDFPGRFNSGQTWVETLPREDEDDAAQRPARGGDGVSPIIITSNDLAGAWAHRPDGQPMLPLTPGEPRQREFAFRSGVNIVMYTLTGNYKADQVHVPALLERLGQ from the coding sequence ATCGCGGGCCTCCCCTTAACCTTTGCGCAACCGCTGCTTCTGCTGGGCCTGTTGAGCCTGCCGGTGCTGTGGTGGCTGCTGCGCGTCATGCCGCCGCGGCCGAGGCGGATCGAGTTTCCGCCGACGCGGCTGTTGTTCGACATCAGGCCGAGGGAAGAAACCCCGTCGCGAACGCCGTGGTGGCTGACCTTGCTGCGGCTCGCCGCCGCCGCACTGGTCATCCTCGCCGCCGCAGGCCCGATCTGGAATCCGCAAACCGGGGTCGGCGGCAGCAACGCGCCATTGGTGATCCTGCTCGACGACGGCTGGAGCGCGGCCGCAAGCTGGGACACCCGGGTCAAGGCCGCCGATGAGTTGATCGCCAATGCCGACAATGACCGCCGCGGCGTTGCGCTGGTTCCACTCTCCGATCCTGCGCGCGACATCACGCTGATGCCGGCCGGCACCGCGCGGGTCGCGCTGCGTCAGATTGCGCCAAAACCCTATTCGATCGACCGCGTCGACACGCTTGGCTCGCTCGACCGCTTCCTCAAAGCCACCGGAGATGCCGAGATCGCGTGGCTGTCGGACGGTATCGACACCGGGCGCGGCATCGAATTCGTCGAAAACCTCGGCAAGACCATCGGCGAGCGCAAGCTGACGGTGTTCGAGGGTGGCGCGGCCCCGGCGCAGGCATTGGTCGCCGCTGAGAACGCCGCGGCGAAGATGACGGTCAAGGTGTTGCGCACCACCAGCGGCGTCGCAGCCGGCGTGGTGCGCGCGATCGACGCCAAGGGCTCGCCGATCGGCGAGGCGCGCTACGCATTCGGCATGCAGGATCGCGAGAGCGAAGCGGCGTTCGATCTGCCGGTCGAACTGCGCAACGACATTTCGCGGCTGGAAATATCGGGCGAACGATCGGCGGGCGCGGTGCAACTGCTCGACAAGCGATGGCGGCGGCGCGCCGTCGGCGTCGTCACCGGCGCGACCAGCGATACCGCCCAGCCGCTATTGGCATCGACCTTCTATCTCACCCGCGCGCTGTCGCCATTCGCCGACGTGCGGCTCGGCGATCGCGGCGCGGCGCAACAGGTGATCGCGCAATTCCTCGATCAGCGGCTGCCGATGATCGTGCTCGCCGATGTCGGCACGCTCTCGCCGGAAATCCGCGAGCGGCTGAACGCATGGATCGATCAGGGCGGCGTGCTGGTGCGTTTCGCAGGCCCCCGTCTGGCGCAGGCCGATGACGATCTGGTGCCGGTGAAACTGCGTCGCGGCGGCCGCATCCTTGGCGGCAGCCTGACCTGGGAAAAGCCGCAGCATCTGGCTTCCTTTGCCGCCGACGGACCGTTCGCGGGCCTCGCGGTACCCAAGGATATCACCGTGAACCGGCAGGTGCTGGCCGAGCCGGACGCCGTGCTCGCCACCAAGACCTGGGCGTCGCTGGAAGACGGCACGCCGCTGGTGACCGGCGAGCATCGCGGCAAGGGCATTGTCAGCCTGTTCCATGTCGGCGCCGACTCGCGCTGGTCGGACCTGCCGATGTCCGGCAGCTTCGTCGAGATGCTGCGGCGGATGGTCGACATGTCCGGCTACACCGCAAAGCCCGGCGCGGGCGTTGCAAGCGAGGCGACCAATGTCGAGACCGTGGCGCCGCTGCGCACCCTCGACGGCTTTGGCGCATTCGGTCCGCCGCCCTCGACCGCCAAGCCGATGCCGGCGGATTATCGCGACCGCGCCACGCCAGATCATCCGCCAGGCTTCTACGGCCCGGCCGATGGCCCGATCGCGGTCAACACACTGGCTTCGGCCGACCGCATCGCGCCGCTCGATACATCCTCCCTGCGTGCGCAGCGCGCCAGCTACACCAACGCCGAACCGCGCGATCTGCGCGGCATCCTGCTGTCGTCGTCGCTGGCGCTGTTCCTGATCGACGCGATCGTGGTCGCGATGCTGGGTGCGGGCCTTGCCGCCTTGTGGCGGCGGCGCACGGCAGCGGCCAGCATTGTGCTGGCCCTGATCCTGTCCGCGGCCCCGATCGCGCCTTCGCCGGCGCGTGCCCAGGGCAACGACGAATTCGCCATCAAGTCGGTATCGCAGACGCGCCTTGCCTATGTCGTCACGGGAAATGCCGACGTCGATTCCATCGTCAAGGCCGGCATGGCCGGACTGACGCTGTTCCTGGCGCAGCGCACGGCGCTGGAAGCCGGCGATCCCGTCGGCGTCGATCCCGCGCGCGACGAACTGGCGTTCTTTCCGCTGATCTACTGGCCGATCGTGCCGGGTGCGCAAAAGCCGCCGCAGGATGCCATCAACCGTATCGACGCCTACATGAAACAGGGCGGCACGGTGCTGTTCGATACCCGCGACGCCATCGAGGCGCCGCCCGGCGAGAACGGCGCGGCGCAGACGCCGGGCATGCGCACCTTGCGTGAAATTCTGTCCTCCCTCGACGTGCCTGAACTCGAGCCGGTGCCGCGCGAGCATGTATTGACCAAGACGTTTTACCTGCTGCGCGACTTCCCCGGCCGCTTCAACTCGGGCCAGACCTGGGTCGAGACGCTGCCGCGCGAGGATGAGGACGATGCAGCCCAGCGGCCTGCGCGCGGCGGCGACGGCGTCTCGCCCATCATCATCACCTCGAACGATCTCGCCGGCGCCTGGGCGCACCGCCCGGACGGGCAGCCGATGCTGCCGCTGACCCCGGGCGAGCCGCGCCAGCGCGAATTCGCCTTCCGCTCCGGCGTCAACATCGTGATGTACACCCTGACCGGCAACTACAAGGCCGACCAGGTCCACGTGCCGGCCCTGCTCGAACGGTTGGGGCAATAG
- the zigA gene encoding zinc metallochaperone GTPase ZigA: MRKLPVTVLSGFLGAGKTTLLNHVLNNRQGLKVAVIVNDMSEVNIDADLVRDGGANLSRTDEKLVEMTNGCICCTLRDDLLKEVRALAESERFDYLLIESTGISEPLPVAATFDFRSEEGESLSDVSMLDTMVTVVDAVNLLQNYSSTVFLKDRGEWLEGDRRTLVDLLVEQIEFADVIVLNKIDAASPGQRDSARMIIRSLNPEADIIETNFSNVPLERILNTCRFDFERAQQHPLWFKELYGFADHTPETEEYGVENFVYRARRPFNPAKFHQFLQESWPGVIRAKGHFWIATRPQWLGELSQAGAIVRTEGLGFWWANVPADRWPDDPFWRQSLKKNWSEVYGDRRQEIVFIGTSMDQAAISARLDACLVPGKPGMRIAEWSGLVDPFPKWRRADEAA; encoded by the coding sequence ATGCGAAAACTCCCCGTCACCGTCTTGTCCGGCTTCCTCGGGGCTGGAAAGACAACTTTGCTGAACCACGTGCTCAACAATCGCCAGGGCCTGAAGGTGGCGGTGATTGTGAACGACATGAGCGAGGTGAACATCGATGCCGACCTGGTGCGAGATGGCGGTGCGAACCTCTCACGGACTGACGAAAAGCTGGTGGAGATGACCAACGGCTGCATCTGCTGCACGCTGCGCGATGATCTGCTCAAGGAAGTGCGCGCGTTGGCCGAGAGTGAGCGGTTCGATTACCTGCTGATCGAGTCGACCGGGATTTCCGAGCCACTTCCGGTAGCTGCGACCTTCGACTTCCGCTCGGAAGAAGGAGAAAGCCTGTCCGACGTGTCCATGCTCGACACGATGGTCACCGTCGTCGACGCCGTCAACCTGCTGCAAAACTATTCTTCCACCGTTTTCCTGAAGGATCGCGGCGAGTGGCTCGAAGGCGACAGGCGCACACTGGTGGATCTGCTGGTCGAGCAGATCGAATTTGCCGACGTGATCGTGCTCAACAAGATCGATGCGGCGTCGCCGGGACAACGCGACTCCGCCCGGATGATCATCCGCTCTCTGAATCCCGAGGCCGATATCATCGAGACCAATTTCTCCAATGTGCCGCTGGAGCGCATACTCAATACCTGTCGCTTCGACTTCGAACGCGCGCAGCAACACCCCCTGTGGTTCAAGGAGCTTTATGGTTTTGCAGACCATACGCCTGAGACCGAAGAATATGGCGTCGAGAATTTCGTCTATCGCGCGCGTCGGCCGTTTAACCCTGCGAAATTTCATCAATTCCTGCAGGAAAGCTGGCCAGGCGTCATCCGCGCCAAGGGACATTTCTGGATCGCAACTCGCCCGCAATGGCTTGGTGAGCTGAGCCAAGCCGGCGCGATCGTCAGAACCGAGGGGCTGGGATTTTGGTGGGCGAACGTGCCGGCCGATCGCTGGCCAGACGATCCGTTCTGGCGGCAATCGCTCAAGAAGAACTGGAGCGAGGTGTATGGCGACCGCCGGCAGGAGATCGTCTTCATCGGCACGAGTATGGATCAGGCGGCGATATCGGCACGGCTTGACGCGTGCCTTGTACCGGGAAAACCGGGAATGCGAATCGCGGAATGGTCCGGCCTCGTCGATCCATTCCCGAAATGGCGGCGCGCGGACGAGGCTGCGTAG
- a CDS encoding DUF2946 family protein, which yields MNWFRKHVKTGSRLALFALAIQFALSFGHFHGQVARAAQAGLADADLAIAATLAEQAARSEAAQQPSNHDTDQPTSDCAICAVLSLANNFLLATPPLLELPQAAELLHLTTGAEFAHLGSFHRAFQSRAPPVS from the coding sequence GTGAACTGGTTCCGAAAACACGTGAAAACCGGCTCGCGGCTGGCGCTGTTTGCGCTTGCGATCCAGTTTGCGCTGTCGTTCGGACATTTCCACGGGCAAGTCGCTCGCGCTGCTCAGGCCGGGTTGGCCGATGCGGATCTCGCCATTGCCGCTACGCTGGCCGAGCAAGCGGCGCGGTCCGAAGCTGCACAGCAGCCTTCCAACCACGATACCGACCAGCCAACTTCCGACTGCGCGATCTGCGCCGTTCTCTCGCTGGCCAACAATTTCCTGCTCGCCACGCCTCCGTTGCTGGAACTGCCGCAGGCGGCCGAGCTTTTGCACCTGACGACCGGCGCCGAGTTCGCGCACCTCGGCTCGTTTCATCGCGCGTTCCAGTCCCGCGCGCCTCCCGTCTCCTGA